One window of the Anopheles cruzii chromosome 2, idAnoCruzAS_RS32_06, whole genome shotgun sequence genome contains the following:
- the LOC128266890 gene encoding uncharacterized protein LOC128266890: MRWLIFGCTVLLGVLVPVSSDKQPVSLANVLSPSGRFMFPLIEISVPDLINGILSTFRYFWTRFQWLFGLSDSTIVGAKDPPVPIPSAALKAVPLAPEPFVCSPIKTVSVEVDDPVRHPYLHKSKVIRRKKRKKRRKEHLGKVAIDWDMVAAQAWALL; this comes from the coding sequence ATGCGGTGGTTGATCTTCGGCTGTACGGTGCTGCTGGGTGTCCTCGTGCCCGTGTCGTCAGACAAGCAGCCTGTGTCGTTGGCCAATGTCCTGTCGCCCAGCGGGCGGTTCATGTTCCCGCTGATCGAGATCAGCGTGCCGGATCTCATCAACGGTATCCTGTCGACGTTCCGGTACTTCTGGACACGCTTCCAGTGGCTGTTCGGTCTGAGCGATAGCACGATCGTCGGAGCAAAGGATCCACCGGTCCCGATTCCTTCGGCCGCGCTCAAAGCCGTCCCCCTGGCACCGGAACCGTTCGTGTGTTCGCCGATCAAAACCGTCTCCGTCGAGGTCGACGATCCGGTGAGGCATCCGTACCTGCACAAGAGCAAAGTGATTCGCCGCAAGAAGCGCAAAAAGCGACGGAAGGAGCACCTCGGAAAGGTGGCCATCGACTGGGACATGGTGGCGGCACAGGCCTGGGCGTTGCTCTAG